In a single window of the Pseudomonas entomophila genome:
- the ntrC gene encoding nitrogen regulation protein NR(I), giving the protein MSRSETVWIVDDDRSIRWVLEKALQQEGMTTQSFDSADGVMGRLARQQPDVIISDIRMPGASGLDLLAQIREQHPRLPVIIMTAHSDLDSAVASYQGGAFEYLPKPFDVDEAVSLVKRANQHAQEQQALDVPQALARTPEIIGEAPAMQEVFRAIGRLSHSNITVLINGESGTGKELVAHALHRHSPRAAAPFIALNMAAIPKDLMESELFGHEKGAFTGAANLRRGRFEQADGGTLFLDEIGDMPADTQTRLLRVLADGEFYRVGGHVPVKVDVRIIAATHQNLESLVQAGKFREDLFHRLNVIRIHIPRLADRREDIPALARHFLGRAAQELAVEPKLLKPETEEFIRNLPWPGNVRQLENTCRWITVMASSREVLVGDLPPELLNLPQDAAPVTNWEQALRQWADQALARGQSSLLDSAVPNFERIMIETALKHTAGRRRDAAVLLGWGRNTLTRKIKELGMKVDGGDDDEGEDH; this is encoded by the coding sequence ATGAGCCGAAGTGAAACCGTCTGGATCGTCGATGATGATCGCTCCATCCGCTGGGTCCTGGAGAAGGCCCTGCAGCAGGAGGGGATGACCACCCAGAGCTTCGACAGCGCCGACGGTGTCATGGGCCGCCTGGCCCGTCAGCAACCGGATGTGATCATTTCCGACATCCGCATGCCGGGGGCCAGCGGCCTCGACCTGCTGGCGCAGATCCGCGAGCAGCATCCGCGCCTGCCGGTGATCATCATGACCGCCCACTCCGACCTGGACAGCGCCGTGGCGTCGTACCAGGGCGGCGCCTTCGAGTACCTGCCCAAGCCGTTCGACGTCGACGAGGCGGTGTCGCTGGTCAAGCGCGCCAACCAGCATGCCCAGGAACAGCAGGCGCTGGACGTGCCGCAAGCGCTGGCCCGCACCCCCGAGATCATCGGCGAGGCACCGGCAATGCAGGAGGTGTTCCGCGCCATCGGCCGCCTCAGCCACTCCAACATCACCGTGCTGATCAATGGCGAGTCCGGCACCGGCAAAGAACTGGTGGCCCACGCCCTGCACCGCCACAGCCCGCGCGCGGCAGCGCCGTTCATCGCCCTGAACATGGCGGCCATCCCCAAGGACCTGATGGAGTCCGAGTTGTTCGGCCACGAGAAAGGCGCCTTCACTGGCGCCGCCAACCTGCGCCGTGGCCGTTTCGAGCAGGCCGACGGCGGCACGTTGTTCCTCGACGAAATCGGCGACATGCCCGCCGACACCCAGACCCGCCTGCTGCGGGTGCTGGCCGATGGCGAGTTCTACCGGGTCGGCGGCCATGTGCCGGTGAAGGTGGACGTGCGCATCATCGCCGCCACCCACCAGAACCTTGAGTCGCTGGTGCAGGCCGGCAAATTCCGGGAAGACCTGTTCCACCGCCTCAACGTGATCCGCATCCATATCCCGCGCCTGGCTGACCGGCGCGAAGACATCCCGGCCCTGGCCCGCCACTTCCTCGGCCGCGCCGCCCAGGAGCTGGCGGTCGAGCCTAAGCTGCTCAAGCCGGAAACCGAGGAATTCATCCGCAACCTGCCATGGCCGGGCAACGTGCGCCAGCTGGAGAACACCTGCCGCTGGATCACCGTGATGGCGTCCAGCCGCGAAGTCCTGGTCGGCGACCTGCCGCCGGAACTGCTCAACCTGCCTCAGGACGCCGCGCCGGTGACCAACTGGGAGCAGGCCTTGCGTCAGTGGGCCGACCAGGCTCTGGCCCGCGGCCAGTCGAGCCTGCTGGACAGCGCCGTGCCCAACTTTGAGCGGATCATGATCGAGACCGCGCTCAAGCATACCGCTGGGCGCCGCCGTGACGCGGCGGTGCTGCTGGGCTGGGGGCGTAACACCCTGACGCGCAAGATCAAGGAGTTGGGGATGAAGGTCGATGGCGGGGATGATGACGAGGGCGAGGATCACTAA
- the gpmI gene encoding 2,3-bisphosphoglycerate-independent phosphoglycerate mutase, with translation MTSTPKPLVLIILDGFGHSESPEYNAIFAANTPVYDRLRATQPHGLISGSGMDVGLPDGQMGNSEVGHMNLGAGRVVYQDFTRVTKAIRDGEFFENPVLTGAVDKAVTAGKAVHILGLLSDGGVHSHQDHLVAMAELAAQRGAEKIYLHAFLDGRDTPPRSAQSSIELLDATFAKLGKGRIASLIGRYYAMDRDNRWDRVSAAYNLIVDSAAEYTADSAVAGLEAAYARDESDEFVKATRIGEAVKVEDGDAVIFMNFRADRARELSRVFVEADFNEFPRARLPKLAAYIGLTQYSAKIPAPAAFAPASLNNVLGEYLAKHGKTQLRIAETEKYAHVTFFFSGGREEPFEGEERILIPSPKVATYDLQPEMSAPEVTDRIVEAIEQQRYDVIVVNYANGDMVGHTGVFEAAVKAVEALDGCVGRIVEALDKVGGEALITADHGNVEQMEDECTGQAHTAHTTEPVPFIYVGKRSVTVREGGVLADVAPTMLKLLGLEKPAEMTGTSILVDA, from the coding sequence ATGACGAGTACGCCTAAACCCCTGGTCCTGATCATCCTGGATGGCTTCGGTCACAGCGAAAGCCCCGAATACAACGCCATCTTCGCCGCCAACACACCGGTCTACGACCGCCTGCGCGCCACCCAGCCGCACGGTTTGATCTCCGGTTCCGGCATGGACGTGGGCCTGCCCGACGGGCAGATGGGCAACTCCGAAGTCGGTCACATGAACCTCGGCGCCGGCCGCGTGGTGTATCAGGACTTCACCCGGGTGACCAAGGCCATCCGTGACGGCGAATTCTTCGAAAACCCCGTGCTCACTGGCGCGGTGGACAAGGCGGTCACCGCTGGCAAGGCCGTGCACATCCTCGGCCTGCTCTCCGACGGCGGCGTGCACAGCCACCAGGACCACCTGGTCGCCATGGCCGAGCTGGCCGCCCAGCGTGGCGCCGAGAAGATCTACCTGCACGCCTTCCTCGACGGCCGCGACACGCCGCCACGCAGCGCCCAGTCGTCGATCGAACTGCTCGACGCCACCTTCGCCAAGTTGGGCAAGGGCCGCATCGCCAGCCTGATCGGCCGCTACTACGCCATGGACCGCGACAACCGCTGGGACCGCGTCAGCGCCGCCTACAACCTGATCGTCGACAGCGCCGCTGAATACACCGCCGACAGCGCCGTGGCAGGGCTTGAAGCCGCCTATGCGCGCGATGAAAGCGACGAGTTCGTCAAGGCCACGCGCATTGGCGAAGCGGTCAAGGTCGAAGACGGCGACGCCGTGATCTTCATGAACTTCCGCGCCGACCGCGCCCGCGAGCTGTCGCGCGTGTTCGTCGAGGCGGACTTCAACGAGTTCCCCCGCGCGCGCCTACCGAAACTGGCCGCCTACATCGGCCTCACCCAGTACTCGGCGAAGATCCCGGCCCCGGCGGCGTTCGCCCCGGCCAGCCTGAACAACGTGCTCGGCGAGTACCTGGCCAAGCACGGCAAGACGCAACTGCGCATCGCCGAGACCGAGAAGTACGCCCACGTCACCTTCTTCTTCTCCGGAGGCCGAGAAGAGCCGTTCGAGGGCGAAGAACGCATCCTGATCCCGTCGCCGAAGGTCGCCACCTACGACCTGCAGCCAGAAATGAGCGCCCCCGAGGTCACCGACCGCATCGTCGAGGCCATCGAGCAGCAGCGCTACGACGTGATCGTGGTCAACTACGCCAACGGCGACATGGTTGGCCACACCGGCGTGTTCGAGGCGGCGGTCAAGGCGGTAGAAGCGCTGGACGGCTGCGTCGGTCGAATCGTCGAGGCCCTGGACAAGGTGGGTGGCGAAGCGCTGATCACCGCCGACCACGGCAACGTCGAGCAGATGGAAGACGAGTGCACCGGCCAGGCGCACACCGCCCACACCACCGAGCCTGTGCCGTTCATCTATGTCGGTAAGCGCAGTGTCACAGTCCGCGAAGGCGGCGTGCTGGCCGATGTCGCACCGACCATGCTCAAGCTGCTGGGGCTGGAAAAGCCTGCGGAAATGACCGGTACCTCTATTCTGGTCGATGCCTGA
- the secB gene encoding protein-export chaperone SecB, whose product MTEQQTNGATDANAPQFSLQRIYVRDLSFEAPKSPQIFRQQWEPSVSLDLNTRQKALEGDFHEVVLTLSVTVKNGDEVAFIAEVQQAGIFLIANLDAASMSHTLGAFCPNILFPYARETLDSLVTRGSFPALMLSPVNFDALYAQEMQRMQEAGEVPTVQ is encoded by the coding sequence ATGACCGAGCAACAGACCAATGGCGCCACTGACGCCAACGCCCCACAATTCTCCCTGCAACGCATCTACGTGCGCGATCTGTCGTTCGAGGCCCCGAAAAGCCCGCAGATCTTCCGCCAGCAGTGGGAACCCAGCGTCTCGCTGGACCTGAACACCCGCCAGAAAGCCCTGGAAGGCGACTTCCACGAAGTGGTGCTGACGCTTTCGGTGACCGTCAAGAACGGTGACGAAGTGGCCTTCATTGCCGAAGTGCAGCAGGCAGGCATCTTCCTGATCGCCAACCTCGACGCTGCTTCCATGAGTCACACCCTCGGTGCGTTCTGCCCGAACATCCTGTTCCCGTACGCCCGTGAAACCCTCGACAGCCTGGTGACCCGCGGTTCGTTCCCGGCCCTGATGCTGTCGCCGGTCAACTTCGACGCCCTGTACGCGCAAGAGATGCAGCGCATGCAGGAAGCGGGTGAAGTGCCGACTGTGCAGTAA
- the glnL gene encoding nitrogen regulation protein NR(II): MTISDAQHRLLLDNLTTATLLLNAELRLEYMNPAAEMLLAVSGQRSHGQFISELFTESTEALNSLRQAVEQAHPFTKREAQLTSLTGQTITVDYAVTPILHQGQTLLLLEVHPRDRLLRITKEEAQLSKQETTKMLVRGLAHEIKNPLGGIRGAAQLLARELPEDGLRDYTNVIIEEADRLRNLVDRMLGSNKLPSLAMTNIHEVLERVCSLVEAESQGCITLVRDYDPSLPDVLIDREQMIQAVLNIVRNAMQAIGGQNELRLGRIALRSRAVRQFTIGHVRHRLVARVEIVDNGPGIPPELQDTLFYPMVSGRPDGTGLGLAITQNIISQHQGLIECESHPGHTAFSIYLPLEQGATAP, from the coding sequence ATGACCATCAGCGATGCACAGCACCGTCTGCTCCTGGACAATCTGACCACGGCCACGCTCCTGCTCAACGCCGAGCTGCGCCTTGAGTACATGAACCCGGCCGCGGAAATGCTTCTGGCCGTCAGCGGCCAGCGCAGCCACGGGCAGTTCATCAGCGAGCTGTTCACCGAGTCGACCGAGGCGCTCAACTCGCTACGCCAGGCGGTCGAGCAGGCGCATCCGTTCACCAAGCGCGAAGCCCAGCTCACTTCGCTGACCGGCCAGACCATCACTGTCGACTACGCCGTCACCCCGATCCTGCACCAGGGCCAGACCCTGCTGCTGCTCGAAGTGCACCCACGTGATCGTCTGCTGCGCATCACCAAGGAAGAAGCCCAGCTGAGCAAGCAGGAAACCACCAAGATGCTGGTGCGCGGCCTGGCCCACGAGATCAAGAACCCGCTGGGCGGAATACGTGGCGCGGCGCAGTTGCTGGCCCGGGAGCTTCCCGAGGACGGCCTGCGCGACTACACCAACGTGATCATCGAAGAAGCCGACCGTCTGCGTAACCTGGTCGACCGCATGCTCGGCTCCAACAAACTGCCGTCGCTGGCCATGACCAACATCCACGAAGTGCTCGAGCGCGTGTGCAGCCTGGTCGAGGCCGAAAGCCAGGGCTGCATCACATTGGTGCGCGACTACGACCCGAGCCTGCCGGACGTGTTGATCGACCGCGAGCAAATGATCCAGGCCGTGCTCAACATCGTGCGCAACGCCATGCAGGCCATCGGCGGCCAGAACGAGCTGCGCCTGGGGCGCATCGCCCTGCGCAGCCGCGCGGTGCGCCAGTTCACCATCGGCCATGTGCGCCACCGCCTCGTGGCCCGGGTCGAGATCGTCGACAACGGCCCGGGCATCCCCCCGGAGCTGCAGGACACCCTCTTCTACCCCATGGTCAGCGGCCGCCCGGACGGTACCGGGCTGGGCCTGGCCATAACCCAGAACATCATCAGCCAGCACCAGGGCCTGATCGAGTGTGAAAGCCACCCCGGCCATACCGCGTTCTCGATCTACCTGCCCCTGGAACAAGGAGCCACCGCCCCATGA
- the trmL gene encoding tRNA (uridine(34)/cytosine(34)/5-carboxymethylaminomethyluridine(34)-2'-O)-methyltransferase TrmL, producing the protein MFHVILFQPEIPPNTGNIIRLCANSGCALHLIEPISFELDDKRLRRAGLDYHEYATLKRHESLAGCLESLGNPRLFAFTTKGSHPFHEVAYQPGDAFLFGPESRGLPAEVLDSLPAEQRLRLPMRPGCRSLNLSNTVAVTVYEAWRQQGFAGS; encoded by the coding sequence ATGTTTCACGTCATCCTTTTTCAACCAGAAATTCCGCCGAACACCGGCAACATCATCCGCCTCTGCGCCAACAGCGGCTGCGCCCTGCACCTGATCGAGCCCATCAGCTTCGAACTGGACGACAAGCGCCTGCGCCGGGCGGGGCTGGATTACCATGAGTATGCCACGCTGAAGCGCCACGAGAGCCTGGCCGGATGCCTGGAAAGCCTGGGCAATCCGCGGCTGTTTGCCTTTACCACCAAGGGCTCGCACCCGTTCCACGAGGTCGCCTACCAACCCGGTGATGCCTTCCTGTTCGGCCCCGAGAGCCGCGGCCTGCCAGCCGAGGTGCTGGACAGCCTGCCGGCGGAGCAGCGCCTGCGCCTGCCGATGCGGCCGGGCTGCCGCAGCCTGAACCTGTCCAATACCGTGGCGGTGACGGTCTACGAGGCGTGGCGCCAGCAGGGCTTTGCCGGGAGTTGA
- the glnA gene encoding glutamate--ammonia ligase: MSKSVQLIKDHDVKWIDLRFTDTKGKQHHVTMPARDALEDDFFEIGKMFDGSSIEGWKGIEASDMILLPDDASAVLDPFTEEPTLILVCDVIEPSTMQGYDRDPRAIAKRAEEYLKTTGIGDTVFVGPEPEFFIFDQVKFKSDISGSMFKIYSEQGSWMTDQDVEGGNKGHRPAVKGGYFPVPPCDHDHEIRTAMCNAMEEMGLVIEVHHHEVATAGQNEIGVKFNTLVTKADEVQTLKYCVHNVADAYGKTATFMPKPLYGDNGSGMHVHMSISKDGKNTFSGEGYAGLSDTALYFIGGIIKHGKALNGFTNPATNSYKRLVPGFEAPVMLAYSARNRSASIRIPYVSSPKARRIEARFPDPAANPYLCFAALLMAGLDGIQNKIHPGDAADKNLYDLPPEEAKEIPQVCGSLKEALEELDKGRAFLTKGGVFSDDFIDAYIELKSEEEIKVRTFVHPLEYDLYYSV, encoded by the coding sequence ATGTCGAAGTCGGTTCAACTCATCAAAGATCATGACGTCAAGTGGATTGATCTGCGTTTCACGGACACCAAAGGCAAGCAGCACCACGTCACCATGCCGGCTCGCGATGCGCTGGAAGACGACTTCTTCGAAATCGGCAAGATGTTCGACGGCTCGTCGATCGAAGGCTGGAAAGGCATCGAAGCCTCCGACATGATCCTGCTGCCGGATGACGCCTCCGCCGTGCTGGACCCGTTCACCGAAGAGCCGACCCTGATCCTGGTCTGCGACGTGATCGAGCCGTCCACCATGCAAGGCTACGACCGCGACCCACGCGCCATCGCCAAGCGCGCCGAAGAGTACCTGAAGACCACCGGTATCGGTGACACCGTCTTCGTCGGCCCGGAGCCTGAGTTCTTCATCTTCGACCAGGTCAAGTTCAAGTCGGACATCTCCGGCTCGATGTTCAAGATCTACTCCGAGCAAGGCTCCTGGATGACCGACCAGGACGTCGAAGGCGGCAACAAGGGCCACCGCCCTGCCGTCAAAGGCGGCTACTTCCCGGTTCCGCCGTGCGACCACGACCACGAAATCCGTACCGCCATGTGCAACGCCATGGAAGAGATGGGCCTGGTCATCGAAGTTCACCACCACGAAGTGGCGACTGCCGGCCAGAACGAGATCGGTGTGAAGTTCAACACCCTGGTCACCAAGGCTGACGAAGTCCAGACCCTGAAGTACTGCGTGCACAACGTGGCCGACGCCTACGGCAAGACCGCCACCTTCATGCCGAAGCCGCTGTACGGCGACAACGGCTCGGGCATGCACGTGCACATGTCGATTTCCAAAGACGGCAAGAACACCTTCTCGGGCGAAGGCTATGCCGGCCTGTCCGATACCGCCCTGTACTTCATCGGCGGCATCATCAAGCACGGCAAGGCCCTGAACGGCTTCACCAACCCGGCCACCAACTCCTACAAGCGTCTGGTGCCAGGCTTCGAAGCCCCTGTGATGCTGGCCTACTCGGCCCGCAACCGTTCGGCCTCGATCCGCATCCCTTACGTTTCCAGCCCGAAAGCCCGCCGCATCGAGGCGCGCTTCCCGGACCCGGCGGCCAACCCTTACCTGTGCTTCGCCGCCCTGCTGATGGCCGGCCTGGACGGTATCCAGAACAAGATTCACCCAGGCGATGCCGCCGACAAGAACCTGTACGACCTGCCGCCTGAAGAGGCGAAAGAAATCCCGCAGGTTTGCGGCAGCCTGAAAGAAGCCCTGGAAGAGCTGGACAAGGGCCGTGCGTTCCTGACCAAGGGCGGCGTGTTCTCCGACGACTTCATCGATGCCTACATCGAGCTGAAGTCGGAAGAAGAGATCAAGGTCCGTACCTTCGTTCACCCGTTGGAATACGACCTGTACTACAGCGTTTGA
- a CDS encoding chorismate mutase — MRIPLALTCCLALSGCASPPPSSPALGHLLDTIDQRLDLAEGVALHKWDQRQAVQASAREEQVLASARQAAPAHQLDPARAAAFFADQMEANKLLQYQLLDSWHLARQAPGLARRDLGKEVRPELDRLQEQLLAALARFDQAMPGDCATQLADALQQRTHNPARHLALVRASGQLCKTP; from the coding sequence ATGCGTATCCCCCTCGCCCTGACCTGCTGCCTTGCCTTGTCCGGCTGCGCCTCTCCACCGCCTTCCTCCCCTGCCCTCGGCCACCTGCTCGACACCATCGATCAGCGCCTGGACCTCGCCGAGGGAGTCGCCCTGCACAAGTGGGACCAACGCCAGGCGGTTCAGGCCAGCGCCCGCGAAGAACAAGTGCTGGCCAGTGCACGCCAGGCTGCACCTGCCCATCAGCTTGATCCGGCGCGCGCGGCAGCGTTCTTCGCCGACCAGATGGAGGCCAATAAACTGCTGCAGTATCAGCTGCTCGACAGCTGGCACCTTGCACGGCAAGCGCCCGGCCTCGCCCGACGGGACCTTGGCAAGGAGGTGCGCCCCGAACTGGACCGACTGCAAGAGCAACTGCTCGCCGCCCTCGCCCGCTTCGACCAGGCGATGCCAGGCGATTGCGCCACTCAGCTGGCCGACGCCCTGCAACAGCGCACGCACAACCCGGCTCGTCACCTTGCCTTGGTCCGCGCCAGCGGCCAGCTGTGCAAAACGCCGTGA
- a CDS encoding rhodanese-like domain-containing protein — MVAHLIQFATDHFILVAIFVVLLILLLINEVRRGGQSLSNGQLTALVNAEKAVVIDIRPSKEYSAGHIVGALNIPQDKVAGRMTELEKHKDKTLIVVDAMGQQSGTLCRELLKAGFTAAKLSGGVSSWKADNLPLVK; from the coding sequence ATGGTTGCTCACCTGATTCAATTCGCGACAGATCACTTCATCCTGGTGGCGATCTTCGTCGTCCTGCTGATCCTGCTGTTGATCAACGAAGTCCGCCGCGGCGGCCAGAGCCTGAGCAACGGCCAGCTGACCGCCCTGGTCAATGCTGAAAAGGCCGTGGTGATCGATATCCGCCCATCGAAGGAGTACTCGGCCGGGCATATCGTCGGTGCGCTGAACATTCCGCAGGACAAAGTCGCCGGCCGCATGACCGAGCTGGAAAAACACAAAGACAAGACCCTGATCGTCGTCGACGCGATGGGCCAGCAGTCCGGCACCCTTTGCCGCGAGCTGCTCAAGGCTGGTTTCACCGCCGCCAAGCTCAGCGGTGGCGTTTCCAGCTGGAAAGCCGATAACCTGCCCCTGGTGAAGTGA
- the grxC gene encoding glutaredoxin 3: MKPVIVYSSDYCPYCMRAKYLLESKGVAFEEIKVDGKPQVRAEMSQKAGRTSVPQIWIGSTHVGGCDDLYALERAGKLDALLAA, translated from the coding sequence ATGAAGCCCGTCATCGTTTATTCCAGCGACTACTGCCCCTACTGCATGCGCGCCAAGTACCTGCTCGAGAGCAAGGGCGTGGCGTTCGAGGAGATCAAGGTCGACGGCAAACCCCAGGTTCGCGCCGAGATGAGCCAGAAGGCCGGCCGCACCTCGGTGCCACAGATCTGGATCGGCAGCACGCACGTCGGTGGATGCGATGACCTCTATGCCCTGGAGCGCGCGGGCAAGCTCGACGCGCTGCTGGCGGCCTGA
- the thiI gene encoding tRNA uracil 4-sulfurtransferase ThiI translates to MKLIVKVFPEITIKSRPVRKRFIRQLAKNIRNVLKDLDPELAVDGVWDNLEVVTRVEDEKVQREMIERLTCTPGITHFLQVEEYPLGDFDDIVAKCKHHFGHLLAGKHFAVRCKRGGHHDFTSMDVDCYVGSQLRQQCGAAGIELKKPEVLVRIEIRDQRLYVIHNQHNGIGGYPLGALEQTLVLMSGGFDSTVAAYQMMRRGLMTHFCFFNLGGRAHELGVMEVAHFLWKKYGSSQRVLFISVPFEEVVGEILNKVDNSYMGVTLKRMMLRAAARMADRLEIDALVTGEAISQVSSQTLPNLSIIDSATDKLVLRPLLASHKQDIIDQATEIGTADFAKHMPEYCGVISVNPTTHAKRHRMEHEEKQFDMAVLERALERAKFISIDHVIDELGKDIEIEEVTEALPGQIVIDIRHPDAQEDEPLVLEGVEVQALPFYAINSKFKHLDETRQYLLYCDKGVMSRLHAHHLLSEGHANVRVYRPT, encoded by the coding sequence ATGAAACTTATCGTCAAAGTCTTCCCAGAGATCACCATCAAGAGCCGGCCGGTGCGCAAGCGCTTCATCCGCCAGCTCGCCAAGAACATCCGCAACGTGCTCAAGGACCTGGATCCCGAGCTCGCGGTTGATGGTGTCTGGGACAACCTCGAGGTGGTCACCCGCGTCGAGGACGAGAAAGTCCAGCGTGAAATGATCGAGCGCCTCACCTGCACCCCGGGTATCACCCACTTCCTGCAGGTCGAGGAGTACCCACTGGGCGACTTCGACGACATCGTCGCCAAATGCAAGCACCATTTCGGTCACCTGCTGGCCGGCAAGCACTTCGCCGTGCGCTGCAAGCGCGGCGGCCATCACGACTTCACCTCGATGGACGTCGACTGCTACGTCGGCAGCCAGCTGCGCCAGCAGTGCGGCGCCGCCGGTATCGAGCTGAAGAAGCCGGAAGTGCTGGTGCGCATCGAGATCCGCGACCAGCGCCTCTACGTGATCCATAACCAGCACAACGGCATCGGCGGCTACCCGCTGGGCGCCCTGGAGCAAACGCTGGTGCTGATGTCCGGTGGCTTCGACTCCACCGTGGCGGCCTACCAGATGATGCGTCGCGGCCTGATGACCCATTTCTGCTTCTTCAACCTCGGTGGCCGCGCCCACGAACTGGGCGTGATGGAAGTGGCCCACTTCCTGTGGAAGAAGTACGGCAGCAGCCAGCGCGTGCTGTTCATCAGCGTGCCGTTCGAGGAAGTGGTCGGCGAGATTCTCAACAAGGTCGACAACAGCTACATGGGCGTGACGCTCAAGCGCATGATGCTGCGCGCGGCCGCGCGCATGGCCGACCGCCTGGAAATCGACGCCCTGGTCACCGGCGAGGCGATCTCCCAGGTTTCCAGCCAGACCCTGCCCAACCTGTCGATCATCGACTCGGCCACCGACAAGCTGGTGCTGCGCCCACTGCTGGCCAGCCACAAGCAGGACATCATCGACCAGGCCACCGAAATCGGCACCGCCGACTTCGCCAAGCACATGCCTGAGTACTGCGGCGTGATCTCGGTGAACCCGACCACCCATGCCAAGCGTCACCGCATGGAGCATGAAGAAAAGCAATTCGACATGGCCGTGCTCGAGCGCGCCCTGGAGCGCGCCAAGTTCATCTCCATCGACCACGTGATCGACGAGCTGGGCAAGGATATCGAGATCGAGGAAGTGACCGAGGCCTTGCCCGGCCAGATCGTCATCGACATTCGTCACCCCGATGCCCAGGAAGACGAACCCCTGGTGCTCGAAGGCGTCGAAGTCCAGGCACTGCCGTTCTACGCGATCAACAGCAAGTTCAAGCATCTCGATGAGACGCGCCAGTACCTGCTGTATTGCGACAAGGGTGTGATGAGCCGTCTGCACGCACACCACCTGCTCAGTGAGGGACATGCCAATGTGCGTGTTTATCGTCCGACATAA